From Acidipropionibacterium acidipropionici, one genomic window encodes:
- a CDS encoding DNA gyrase/topoisomerase IV subunit A, whose translation MARSTADDEFTENIIDVDVSSEMENSYLEYAYSVIYSRALPDARDGLKPVQRRILYTMGDMGVRPDRPHVKSARVVGQVMGQLHPHGDSAIYDALVRMAQPWAMRLPLIDGHGNFGALDAGPAAMRYTECRMAPAASAMIAGLDEDTVDFVPNYDGKETEPGVLPAAFPNLLVNGASGIAVGMATNMPPHNLVEVVAALRHMLDHPDADLDAIMRFIPGPDLPTGGRIIGLDGIRDAYRTGRGTFRIRATSTIERVSPRRQGIVVTALPYMVGPEKIIDQLKTLVQSKKITGIADVKDLTDLANGTRLVIEIKNGINAEAMLQRLYRLTKLEDTFGINNVALVEGQPRTLGLMELLQVYLDHRLDVTLRRTRFQLRKATDRLHLVEGLLTAILDIDDVIAIIRSSEDVGEARTRLMDAFDLDEVQTNYILDMQLRRLTKLSRIELESERDDLRAEIDRLTRIVTDDRRLRKVVSQELAEIAKSYGTPRRTVLLGSSGATEAAAGPLEVPDDPTWVLLSATGRIARIDTADGLPSTGPRAKHDVIVSSARTTARGDFGVLTSTGRLIRARAIDLVDLPATANAPSLTGGTPVAELVQLEKGEQVIAVTGLSGQGPALALGTRDGVVKRVNPEITGQDWWEVIALKGDDRVVGAAELDPDSPEDTQLCFITESASLLHFSASLVRPQGRKGSGVAGIRSASPVIFFGAVPAADAVVVTGADDTGETTGSASVKVTDLSRFPAKGRATGGVRCHRFLRTETRLLLAWAGRRPAVACGATGKPVELPDANDRRDGSGDQLPAPITAVASRGTGTEPGPETSSPSPDPVDRRPEQADQPDLFGDN comes from the coding sequence ATGGCACGATCGACCGCCGATGACGAGTTCACCGAGAACATCATCGATGTGGACGTCTCCAGCGAGATGGAGAACAGCTACCTGGAGTACGCCTACTCGGTGATCTACTCACGGGCGCTGCCCGACGCCCGCGACGGACTCAAACCCGTCCAACGGCGGATCCTCTACACCATGGGCGATATGGGCGTCCGCCCCGACCGGCCCCACGTGAAGTCGGCCCGCGTGGTCGGCCAGGTGATGGGCCAGCTCCATCCCCACGGGGACTCCGCCATCTACGACGCCCTGGTGAGGATGGCCCAGCCATGGGCGATGCGGCTGCCGCTCATCGACGGCCACGGCAACTTCGGTGCCCTGGACGCCGGCCCCGCGGCGATGCGGTACACGGAGTGCCGGATGGCTCCGGCGGCCTCGGCGATGATCGCGGGCCTGGACGAGGACACCGTCGATTTCGTGCCGAACTACGACGGCAAGGAGACCGAGCCCGGGGTGCTGCCGGCCGCCTTCCCGAACCTGCTGGTCAACGGCGCCTCGGGGATCGCGGTCGGGATGGCCACCAATATGCCTCCCCACAACCTCGTGGAGGTGGTCGCCGCGCTGCGGCACATGCTCGACCACCCCGACGCAGACCTGGACGCCATCATGAGGTTCATCCCCGGACCCGACCTTCCCACCGGCGGGCGGATCATCGGTCTGGACGGGATCCGGGACGCCTACCGCACCGGTCGGGGCACCTTCCGGATCCGGGCCACGAGCACCATCGAAAGGGTGTCGCCGCGCCGTCAGGGCATCGTCGTGACCGCCCTGCCGTACATGGTCGGCCCCGAGAAGATCATCGACCAGCTCAAGACGCTGGTGCAGTCCAAGAAGATCACCGGCATCGCCGACGTCAAGGACCTCACCGACCTCGCCAACGGCACCCGACTGGTCATCGAGATCAAGAACGGCATCAACGCCGAGGCGATGCTCCAGCGGCTCTACAGGCTGACCAAGCTCGAGGACACCTTCGGCATCAACAACGTCGCCCTGGTCGAGGGTCAGCCGCGCACCCTCGGACTGATGGAGCTGCTGCAGGTCTACCTTGACCACCGGCTCGACGTCACCCTGCGCCGCACCCGCTTCCAGCTGCGCAAGGCCACCGACCGCCTCCACCTGGTGGAGGGGCTGCTCACCGCGATCCTCGACATCGACGACGTCATCGCCATCATCCGGTCCTCCGAGGACGTCGGTGAGGCGCGGACCCGCCTCATGGACGCCTTCGACCTGGACGAGGTGCAGACCAACTACATCCTCGACATGCAGCTGCGCCGCCTCACGAAGCTGTCGCGGATCGAGTTGGAGTCCGAGCGCGACGACCTGCGGGCCGAGATCGACAGGCTCACGCGGATCGTCACCGACGACCGCAGGCTGCGCAAGGTGGTCTCCCAGGAGCTCGCCGAGATCGCCAAGAGCTACGGGACCCCGCGCCGCACCGTGCTGCTCGGATCCTCGGGTGCCACTGAGGCCGCCGCCGGCCCCCTCGAGGTGCCCGACGACCCCACCTGGGTGCTGCTGTCGGCCACCGGCCGCATCGCCCGGATCGACACCGCCGACGGCCTGCCCTCCACCGGGCCGCGCGCCAAGCACGACGTCATCGTGTCGTCGGCGCGCACCACGGCCCGCGGGGATTTCGGCGTCCTCACCTCGACCGGCCGGCTCATCAGGGCCCGGGCCATCGATCTGGTCGATCTGCCGGCCACCGCGAACGCCCCGTCGCTGACCGGCGGCACGCCCGTGGCCGAGCTCGTCCAGCTGGAGAAGGGCGAACAGGTCATCGCGGTCACCGGCCTGTCCGGCCAGGGCCCGGCCCTGGCACTGGGCACCCGCGACGGCGTCGTCAAGAGGGTCAATCCGGAGATCACCGGCCAGGACTGGTGGGAGGTCATCGCCCTCAAGGGGGACGACCGGGTGGTCGGTGCCGCCGAACTGGATCCCGACTCCCCCGAGGACACCCAGCTGTGCTTCATCACGGAGTCGGCGAGCCTGCTGCACTTCAGCGCCTCCCTGGTGCGCCCCCAGGGCCGCAAGGGCTCGGGCGTGGCGGGCATCAGGTCCGCCTCACCGGTGATCTTCTTCGGAGCGGTGCCGGCCGCCGACGCGGTGGTCGTCACCGGTGCCGACGACACCGGGGAAACGACGGGGTCGGCGTCGGTGAAGGTGACCGATCTGTCCCGCTTCCCCGCCAAGGGGCGGGCCACGGGAGGGGTGCGGTGCCACCGCTTCCTGCGCACCGAGACCCGCCTGCTGCTGGCCTGGGCCGGCCGTCGGCCCGCGGTGGCCTGCGGAGCCACGGGCAAGCCCGTCGAACTGCCCGACGCCAACGACCGGCGCGACGGCTCCGGCGACCAGCTCCCCGCTCCGATCACCGCCGTGGCCTCCCGCGGCACCGGTACCGAGCCCGGGCCGGAGACATCCTCGCCCTCCCCCGATCCGGTGGACAGGCGACCCGAGCAGGCTGATCAGCCGGATCTGTTCGGCGACAACTAG
- a CDS encoding beta-class carbonic anhydrase yields MGFNDLLAGNTRYAADFQSAGVPGRAARGVAVVTCMDSRLDPLAMLDLKVGDAKVLRTPGGRVTPEVVTGLVVGVHLLGVERIMVIAHSRCAMASGDDTQIADAIASADGAQVHGMAIGASTDQAAALAFDVSVLRANPLIPAEVGGFMYDVDTGIIAQVH; encoded by the coding sequence ATGGGATTCAACGACCTCCTCGCGGGGAACACCCGCTATGCCGCCGACTTCCAGAGTGCTGGAGTGCCGGGCAGAGCGGCCCGTGGGGTGGCCGTGGTCACCTGCATGGATTCCCGGCTCGATCCCCTGGCGATGCTCGACCTGAAGGTCGGCGACGCGAAGGTCCTTCGGACCCCGGGGGGCAGGGTCACCCCTGAGGTGGTCACCGGCCTGGTGGTCGGCGTCCATCTCCTCGGGGTGGAACGCATCATGGTGATCGCCCACAGCAGGTGTGCGATGGCCTCGGGGGACGATACCCAGATCGCTGACGCGATCGCCAGTGCCGACGGCGCCCAGGTGCACGGCATGGCGATCGGCGCCTCGACCGACCAGGCCGCCGCGCTCGCCTTCGACGTGTCAGTGCTCCGGGCGAATCCCCTCATCCCCGCCGAGGTGGGGGGCTTCATGTACGACGTCGACACCGGCATCATCGCCCAGGTCCACTGA
- a CDS encoding DNA gyrase/topoisomerase IV subunit B, with protein MTTTQQSRRVRTDQSKEYGAKSILVLEGLEAVRKRPAMYIGSTDTRGLMHCLWEIFDNGVDEALAGYGDRITVALEADGSILVTDEGRGIPVDTEPRTGLSGVEVVYTRLHAGGKFGGGAYKASGGLHGVGASVVNALSTRLDVETDRKGSTWGMSFRRGVPGHFDGDGPDAPFTPASGIDKLRRAGRGVTGTRVRYWPDRQIFLADAQLSWRKLLDRARQTAFLVPGLEIEIADRRGVQTDPGTGEPRAQVVETLRYDGGISEFAEFLSPDQPICEVLRLQGSDSFTETVPELDATGAMTPTDVHRNLDVDVALRWGTGYDTVEKSFVNIIATPKGGTHVQGFEQGLLRAFAASLDGTRLLKNSEEIIKDDVLEGLTAVITVRLAEPQFEGQTKEVLGTPPVRRLVARIVEKELTAYLTSTRAAVKPVARALLEKAVNASRTRVAARAHKENQRRKNALESSHLPPKLKDCRSSDPDFTELFIVEGDSALGTANVARNSEHQALLPIRGKILNVQKADLGAMLRNQECASIIQVVGAGSGKTFDIDQARYGKVIFMADADSDGAHIRTLLATLFFKYMRPMIEAGRVYSAVPPLHRFELINPKRGMDKFLYTYSDAEYQRTLASLTKKGVRFKEPQRYKGLGEMDASQLKETTMDPRHRMLRRITIDDAEEAEQTFKILMGNDVAPRKEFIVQGAYRLDQEQIDA; from the coding sequence GTGACCACGACGCAGCAATCCCGGAGAGTCAGGACCGACCAGTCCAAGGAGTACGGGGCGAAGAGCATCCTCGTCCTGGAAGGCCTCGAGGCGGTCCGCAAGAGGCCGGCGATGTACATCGGCTCCACCGACACCCGGGGCCTGATGCACTGCCTGTGGGAGATCTTCGACAACGGCGTCGACGAGGCCCTGGCCGGATACGGCGACCGCATCACGGTGGCCCTGGAGGCAGACGGATCCATCCTGGTCACCGACGAGGGACGAGGCATCCCGGTCGACACGGAACCGCGGACCGGGCTGAGCGGCGTCGAGGTCGTCTACACCAGGCTGCACGCCGGCGGGAAGTTCGGCGGGGGAGCCTACAAGGCCTCCGGCGGCCTGCACGGGGTCGGCGCCTCGGTGGTCAATGCGCTGTCCACCCGGCTGGACGTCGAGACCGACCGGAAGGGCAGCACCTGGGGGATGAGTTTCCGACGCGGCGTCCCGGGGCACTTCGACGGGGACGGGCCGGACGCCCCCTTCACCCCAGCCTCCGGTATCGACAAGCTGCGCCGGGCGGGCCGCGGAGTCACCGGGACGCGGGTCCGCTACTGGCCCGACCGCCAGATCTTCCTGGCCGACGCCCAGCTATCCTGGCGCAAACTGCTCGACAGGGCCCGCCAGACCGCATTCCTGGTGCCCGGGCTGGAGATCGAGATCGCCGACCGTCGAGGGGTCCAGACCGACCCCGGGACCGGGGAGCCCCGTGCCCAGGTCGTCGAGACGCTGCGCTACGACGGCGGCATCTCCGAGTTCGCCGAGTTCCTGTCCCCCGACCAGCCGATCTGCGAGGTGCTGCGGCTCCAGGGATCGGACTCCTTCACCGAGACCGTCCCCGAGCTGGACGCCACCGGGGCCATGACTCCGACCGACGTGCACCGCAACCTCGACGTGGACGTTGCGCTGCGATGGGGGACCGGCTACGACACCGTCGAGAAGTCCTTCGTCAACATCATCGCCACGCCCAAGGGCGGCACCCACGTCCAGGGCTTCGAACAGGGCCTGCTGAGGGCCTTCGCCGCCTCCCTGGACGGGACACGGCTGCTGAAGAACTCCGAGGAGATCATCAAGGACGACGTCCTGGAGGGGCTCACCGCCGTGATCACCGTCCGGCTGGCCGAACCGCAGTTCGAGGGCCAGACCAAGGAGGTGCTCGGTACACCGCCCGTCCGACGCCTGGTTGCCCGGATCGTCGAGAAGGAACTCACCGCCTACCTCACCTCCACCCGGGCCGCGGTCAAGCCGGTGGCCCGCGCCCTGCTGGAGAAGGCCGTCAACGCCTCGCGCACCAGGGTGGCGGCCCGGGCCCACAAGGAGAACCAGCGGCGCAAGAACGCCCTCGAGTCCTCCCATCTGCCTCCCAAGCTCAAGGACTGCCGGTCCAGCGACCCCGACTTCACGGAGCTCTTCATCGTCGAGGGCGATTCGGCCCTGGGCACCGCGAATGTCGCCCGGAACTCCGAGCACCAGGCCCTGCTGCCGATCCGCGGCAAGATCCTCAACGTCCAGAAGGCCGACCTGGGCGCCATGCTGCGCAACCAGGAGTGCGCCTCGATCATCCAGGTCGTGGGAGCCGGATCGGGCAAGACCTTCGACATCGACCAGGCCCGCTACGGCAAGGTGATCTTCATGGCCGACGCCGATTCCGACGGGGCCCACATCCGGACCCTGCTGGCCACCCTGTTCTTCAAGTACATGCGCCCGATGATCGAGGCCGGGAGGGTCTACTCGGCGGTCCCGCCCCTTCACCGCTTCGAACTCATCAATCCCAAGCGGGGCATGGACAAGTTCCTGTACACCTACTCCGACGCCGAGTACCAGCGCACCCTGGCCTCTCTCACGAAGAAGGGGGTCCGTTTCAAGGAGCCGCAGCGTTACAAGGGGCTGGGCGAGATGGATGCGTCCCAGCTCAAGGAGACCACCATGGATCCCCGCCACCGGATGCTGCGCCGGATCACGATCGACGACGCCGAGGAGGCCGAGCAGACCTTCAAGATCCTGATGGGCAACGACGTCGCCCCCCGCAAGGAGTTCATCGTCCAGGGCGCCTACCGCCTCGATCAGGAACAGATCGATGCATAG
- a CDS encoding DUF7455 domain-containing protein, translating to MSTTMIEDRALTASDRCDRCGAQAYFRVTLHNGGELLFCAHHAKAHEDKLKQVALSIQDESGRLG from the coding sequence ATGAGTACCACGATGATCGAGGACCGAGCGCTCACCGCTTCCGATCGCTGCGACCGTTGCGGCGCGCAGGCGTACTTCCGAGTGACTCTCCACAACGGCGGGGAGCTGCTGTTCTGCGCTCACCACGCCAAGGCCCACGAGGACAAGCTGAAGCAGGTGGCACTGTCGATCCAGGATGAGAGCGGTCGGCTGGGCTGA
- a CDS encoding GNAT family N-acetyltransferase encodes MGTSSSAESSTPVEQGPGRFVVKPANRQDLPQAAAVQAVCLREIGRGVIPDEALEDLTGPDTVHTTIEQWNELMDAGGQFWVLSDRLNMKIVGVALTQISNASDAPTPVELSTLHVLPEARTCGASDALIDEALGESSAYVWVFQDNRRAISFFRRHGFEVDNDSTDNSLGGIIMQRMVRLT; translated from the coding sequence ATGGGAACGTCGAGCAGCGCTGAGTCGAGCACACCGGTGGAGCAGGGGCCCGGCCGGTTCGTCGTCAAGCCGGCGAACCGCCAGGACCTTCCCCAGGCGGCGGCCGTGCAGGCCGTCTGCCTGCGCGAGATCGGCCGGGGGGTGATCCCCGACGAGGCACTCGAGGACCTCACCGGCCCCGACACCGTGCACACCACGATCGAGCAGTGGAATGAGCTCATGGACGCCGGCGGACAGTTCTGGGTGCTGTCCGACCGTCTCAACATGAAGATCGTCGGCGTGGCGCTCACCCAGATCAGCAATGCCAGCGACGCGCCCACCCCGGTGGAGCTGTCCACCCTCCACGTCCTCCCGGAGGCCCGCACCTGCGGGGCCTCCGACGCCCTCATCGACGAGGCCCTGGGGGAGTCCTCGGCCTACGTCTGGGTGTTCCAGGACAACCGGCGGGCCATCTCCTTCTTCCGCCGCCACGGCTTCGAGGTGGACAACGACTCCACGGACAACTCGCTGGGCGGCATCATCATGCAGCGGATGGTCAGACTGACCTGA
- a CDS encoding RNA polymerase sigma factor has product MAQVCCPVERIPVTTRSTSSSTKMTAADEEAKPRTTAKSTGTRARTATTTTKSSSSGRTTATKKKSTARKPSAKKTTTRKTAGKSKSGSRRTTTVAEAASGQVDVHVERDGDDVVLTVGGKKRSLDDVDDKDYDPKQAAKDEAEINKDSQGFSLNDNDDTDEPEQQVMVAGATADPVKDYLKQIGKVALLNAAQEVDLAKRIEAGLFAGEQLADPDAKVANKDHDDYEWIAEDGRAAKNHLLEANLRLVVSLAKRYTGRGMLFLDLIQEGNLGLIRAVEKFDYTKGYKFSTYATWWIKQAITRAMADQARTIRIPVHMVEVINKLARVQRQMLQDLGREPTPEELAKELDMTPEKVIEVQKYGREPISLHTPLGEDGDSEFGDLIEDSEAIVPADAVNFTLLQEQLHDVLDTLSEREAGVVSMRFGLTDGQPKTLDEIGKVYGVTRERIRQIESKTMSKLRHPSRSQVLRDYLD; this is encoded by the coding sequence ATTGCACAGGTTTGCTGCCCTGTTGAGAGGATCCCCGTGACGACTCGTTCCACGTCATCAAGCACCAAAATGACTGCTGCCGACGAGGAGGCGAAGCCCAGAACCACTGCGAAGTCCACAGGCACCCGGGCCAGGACGGCCACGACGACGACCAAGTCGTCGAGCTCCGGCAGGACGACCGCGACGAAGAAGAAGAGCACCGCGCGCAAGCCCTCGGCGAAGAAGACCACCACCCGGAAGACCGCCGGCAAGAGCAAGAGCGGGTCGCGCCGCACCACGACGGTGGCCGAGGCCGCCAGCGGCCAGGTGGACGTGCACGTGGAGCGAGACGGCGACGACGTCGTGCTGACCGTCGGGGGCAAGAAGCGCTCCCTCGACGACGTCGATGACAAGGACTACGACCCCAAACAGGCCGCCAAGGACGAGGCCGAGATCAACAAGGACTCCCAGGGGTTCTCGCTCAATGACAACGACGACACCGATGAGCCCGAGCAACAGGTCATGGTGGCCGGAGCCACCGCCGACCCGGTGAAGGACTACCTCAAGCAGATCGGCAAGGTGGCACTGCTGAACGCCGCCCAGGAGGTCGATCTGGCCAAGCGGATCGAGGCGGGCCTGTTCGCCGGCGAGCAGCTGGCCGATCCGGACGCCAAGGTCGCCAACAAGGACCACGACGACTACGAGTGGATCGCCGAGGACGGCCGGGCGGCGAAGAACCACCTGCTGGAGGCCAACCTGCGTCTGGTCGTGAGCCTCGCGAAGCGCTACACCGGCCGCGGCATGCTCTTCCTGGACCTCATCCAGGAGGGCAACCTGGGCCTCATCCGCGCCGTCGAGAAGTTCGACTACACCAAGGGCTACAAGTTCTCCACCTACGCCACCTGGTGGATCAAGCAGGCCATCACCCGTGCCATGGCCGATCAGGCGCGCACCATCCGCATCCCGGTGCACATGGTCGAGGTCATCAACAAGCTGGCCCGCGTGCAGCGCCAGATGCTCCAGGACCTGGGCCGCGAACCCACTCCCGAGGAGCTCGCCAAGGAACTCGACATGACCCCCGAGAAGGTCATCGAGGTGCAGAAGTACGGCCGTGAGCCCATCTCCCTGCACACCCCCCTCGGCGAGGACGGGGACTCCGAGTTCGGCGACCTCATCGAGGACTCTGAGGCCATCGTCCCGGCCGACGCCGTGAACTTCACCCTGCTCCAGGAACAGCTCCATGACGTCCTGGACACCCTCTCGGAGCGTGAGGCCGGAGTCGTCTCGATGCGCTTCGGTCTGACCGACGGCCAGCCCAAGACCCTCGACGAGATCGGCAAGGTCTACGGGGTGACCCGCGAGAGGATCCGCCAGATCGAGTCCAAGACCATGTCGAAGCTGCGCCACCCCAGCCGTTCCCAGGTTCTGCGGGACTACTTGGATTGA
- a CDS encoding sigma-70 family RNA polymerase sigma factor encodes MDTKSRVRTTDGIDGKDAVGLYLEGIAKTPLLNAAEEVALSQRIEAGVFAHAVLNGDAETGIEVTRAELEEIADDGDEAMTHFVRANLRLVVSVARKYGRSQMPLLDLVQEGNTGLIRAVEKFDYAKGYKFSTYATWWVRQAISRGIAQQGRIVRLPVHVAEQVNQVSAARRNLERHLGREPETSEIADELGLPEERVIELIRFGRDHVSLDAPVEDDGDTSLGDLIARETAPGPDDIVLDAEDRGRLEGLLEDLDERSADVVRRRYGLVDGRQAKLADIGKVWGITAERVRQIERAALATMREANQAVMAA; translated from the coding sequence ATGGACACCAAGTCACGAGTTCGTACCACCGACGGGATCGATGGCAAGGACGCGGTTGGTCTGTACCTGGAGGGGATCGCGAAGACTCCCCTGCTGAACGCCGCCGAGGAAGTGGCGCTGTCCCAACGGATCGAGGCCGGCGTCTTCGCCCATGCGGTGCTCAACGGGGATGCCGAGACCGGGATCGAGGTCACCCGTGCCGAGTTGGAGGAGATCGCCGACGACGGTGACGAGGCGATGACCCACTTCGTGCGCGCCAATCTGCGCCTCGTCGTCTCGGTCGCCCGCAAGTACGGACGCTCTCAGATGCCGTTGCTCGATCTTGTCCAGGAGGGCAACACCGGGCTTATCCGCGCGGTCGAGAAGTTCGACTACGCCAAGGGTTACAAATTCTCCACCTACGCCACCTGGTGGGTCCGCCAGGCGATCAGCCGGGGTATCGCCCAGCAGGGCCGCATCGTGCGTCTTCCGGTGCATGTCGCCGAGCAGGTCAATCAGGTCTCGGCGGCGCGCCGCAACCTCGAGCGTCATCTGGGCCGGGAGCCCGAGACCTCCGAGATCGCCGACGAGCTGGGGCTGCCCGAGGAGAGGGTCATCGAGCTCATCCGCTTCGGCCGCGATCACGTGAGCCTGGATGCTCCGGTCGAGGACGACGGCGACACCAGCCTCGGCGACCTGATCGCCCGTGAGACCGCGCCCGGCCCCGACGATATCGTCCTGGACGCCGAGGACCGCGGCCGTCTGGAGGGTCTTCTCGAGGACCTCGACGAGAGGTCCGCCGATGTGGTGCGCCGCCGGTACGGCCTGGTCGACGGCCGTCAGGCCAAGCTGGCCGACATCGGCAAGGTCTGGGGCATCACCGCCGAGAGGGTGCGCCAGATCGAGCGTGCCGCCCTGGCCACCATGCGCGAGGCCAATCAGGCGGTCATGGCCGCCTGA